taaataaccgattcacatctacctgttctagacctctcatgattttaaacacctctatcatatcccccctcagccatctcttctccaagctgaaaagtcctaacctctttagtctttcctcataggggagttgttccattccccttattttccCATCCTTATCtctttcattattttcccatacttatctgtttcaccaaccaccaagttcagggcccttgttggtaactgtttgattcaaatttcctgccaccccctgccgctgatgcagagagtaatgttggagttgcatcaaaggtaaatcataaggcttaatggttaagggtagtaaccgccgcatcaagcaagttaccccgatgcttgtttacccagactgcacagataaATGCCGtgttggatgctgtctgaatgtaaatcctgttttccacatttccccctcaCTGCTCAAAGCTCGAGTTTAGAGAAATAAATCCAAGCCTGGCAAAAATTCAGTTATTTTAAAGGTCTAAAGAAACAAATCTTGGAGAGGGGCAGGTGATGCTCATTGATTCTGGGCAGTGTAGAGTGGGACACTTCCGACGTTGAGACTTTGGGTTTGCCCAGGGTGCTTTGAGGCCTTGGTGGCACAGCTATCTCCGTCCAGGTCGCATTAGCATGCGGATGGGAAGGTTTCTAAAGAGGTGAGGGGCCTGGTATTAGAGCTCCCTATCAGGGTACTATGTGGTTGCGGAGAGCCTGCCCAGTCGTGCATTGTTAACAGCAGCAGTGCTGTATCTGTAGAGATGGGCGACACTCCCTCTGAACCTGTTCTCTCTCAGTCACTAGGGGCCAGCCGTTCAAGTCTGTCAGTGCCGGCCTCTCTCCACCCCCAAAATACCAAACCTTCACTCCAACAGCAGGAGTCAAACTACTCCAGAATTCGCCTTACCTGCCTAGCAGCAAAGTATTAATCCTTTCACTGAACTAGCCCTGAGGTTCAGCAAACCTTTAAAATCGGGTTGAGATGGTGGAGGGAAGTTTTTGAGCTTGGGTGCCATGCAGTGCTGGCCTGAGCctgtttatggggggggggggagggggtgtcagtgTCAGGAGCATTTAATTTACTGGTCACTCTGGAGACCTCGGAGAGCTGCTAGAGCTGGTTATGCCACTCGTGTCACAGGCTCCCCATTACTAAGGCGTGATTTTACCACCACACCAGGCCTAGTAGGTCCTGGAAATGCTTTTATATGCCAGTGAACATACAGGATGTGGCAggggagctggatttttttttcttctttcgcTGACAGTTTCCTATACCTTCCCTTGAGCTTCCAATCCATTCGGGACCTGCACTATGGCGTCATGAGTCCCTATTTTTAACCCTCTCCCACCTCATATTTAGCCACTTTTCTACCAACTGTAGCAAGCAGCATTGCAAAGCCAACCCAAGCAGTGTGAGGACATCTCTTACACCATTAGAGAAACCACTGGCAACAAGTACACAGACCTGGGTGCGGAAGAGACAAAGAATAGGTGAGGCATGGCCTCCATTGTGTTATAAGGCCAGAGCAGCAGGCAGTAGGATATCAGGGGGTTTATTCAAGGGCTACGTCCTGCACAGGATGAGCTATGGCAGTTACAACGGGTGCTCAGCTTGAGCTAATCACCTCCTGGGCTGAAGACAGAGCATCCTACCAAGACAGTGCAGCAGGACAGATTGCATGACAAGCGGACAGCTGCCAGAGGCGCAAGGTACCATGGATTGCCGTTCTGTGGTTTAGCTGCCAAATGAAATCACGAAATATATTTTCCTAGTGCTGCTACAAAGAAAAGCATTCAACTTCCAATATAGTCTGCAGCTTATGACGACAACAAAAGGGACTTTGGATTTTGGCCGCCGCAGGGAAAGATGGCACAGGGTAACGCCCCTGGCAGCATGTGCTCTCACTTCCCTATCAGTGCCACTGGTGTAGCACGAGACTCCTTGGATCAGAACTGGCCCCCATTACCTATTACCAGGAAGGCTAAGCTGTGACTTTTGTAGAGAACTGCACCACAGCCCCTAGGATCCAATCCCATTTGCCCCATTACACATAAGACACCTGCTGACAACAGTCTGGCATTTGTGGttttcaaagaaaggaaaataatctAGCTTTAGAAACTGGCATCGTACAGGAGATGGAAGCATGGCTGAGACTCTGGGATAACTTGGAGATAAAATGAATCTTATGGAATCAGAGCATCGTCTGTGAAACAGGTGCAtttggaagagacactcttacagacACAGTCCTCTTGGCTGCAGCTTGCATTTCTTGCAGTCTCCTCAAGGTAAGAGTCCGGCTGGGTGAACCTGACGAGAGGGATCAGATCATACAGGAATGAGATTTTGAGTCACTGACTTACCCACAGAGTCTGGTCCCGAGGCCCCTCCACTGGACGCCTCCTCGAGCATTGCAGACCGAAGGTCTGTGTAGGACGGGGCAATGCTGGGACTGCTGGTGTCCTCTGAATGGGTTGTCCAACTGCTCTCAGAGGTCAGAGAGCGTCTCCCATAGGTACCGGATGCGAGACCATTCCTGTCTGATGTTTTTAGGGGTAAGACCAAAAGAGTAAATGATTCAGGACTGCTTTGCGACTTGCAGTTTTACATAATAATTAGAATTTATATACAGCACTTTTCCTTCAAACAGGATTTCGGTGCTCTTTGCAAGTGAATACTTCAGCAACAGGTAATCAGCCACCTCTGGGATGGAAACTGTGATGTTCGATCTATACGACAGCATTATCATTATTCTCATGCACTCTTGGTTAAATTAGGCAATCTATGAAGGTCTCTTAAGCCATGGGAGAGTGGGTCGCCCCGCTGTGCTGAGGGCTCCAGGTGTCTGCAGTACATTCAGCCTCCTTTTCTGCATCTGTGGGAACCCTGGCACAGTTAATCCTGGGAGAGCATTCTTCAAAAGGGAAATGCAGCTATATCTCCATTATTCATCCTTCAATGTGTTACAGCCTGTTATTCTGTCAGGGGAAAGcaagcagcaggaagcagaaacAGTTCAAAGCAGTCACAAACTCACCTGCATCTCCgttctgctgcttcctgctctcttttttttttgtcccaatCTATTTTATTTCCTACATATTCCGAGTCTTTTTGGAGCAGAAGATGTTCTGGCAGTGGGTATTACACAAACACAGAGGTCCTCCCCCGCAGACATAAAGAGTGAGCCCAGTTAATACCAAGCACCCTGATGCCTTGCCAAAGGGGAGACCACAAGCAATTACCCTGCTCGCTCATCCCTAAAAGCAGCCCTGGGTGTGCTGCAGGTTTTAAAGTCCTCTCTCCCTGAGCCCGCTCTTCAGGACCTGCATTAGATATTATCACGTTGGGGGCTTAGCCATCAGCAGAGCAGTTCATGGTGATAGGAGCAGCTTTCAAAACTGTCAAACCTTTGGGAATTCTGAGGTGGGGTTGGGATTGAGGAGGGTGTGGATATGGATTTTAGATTTCTTAATTTCTCCTGCCTATTTATTGCTCTTTTGTGGTATACCACTTAAGGCACTTTATAAATGCAAACCCAAACGGAAAGAAACAATAATTAGCTCAGGGGTGAGAGAAAAATCAGATCTTAATGAATGTGTTGACTGAATTATTTACATTCTATTAGTACTGAAGCTTTACTAAACAAGACAGCAGAAACAGGAAGAGTCTCAGACACAAGTTCTACTCCCAGCTCTGCCACCGACTCTCTATGTGACGTCGGGTGAATCACTGAATCTCGTAAGAAcctaagaagtgccaggctgggtcagtccaagatccatcgagcccagcatcctgtctctgacagaggccactcaaggtcacaagtacccggcagatcccataaagtaatccaattcctgttactcacgcccagggatagcaatggctttctttagtcttcCTGACTAATAATGTGCTagggactttttctccaggaactcgtccaaaccttttttaaaccccctgTGCTACTCCCCTTGATCACGTCCTCCGaccacagattccacagcttgatcatgcgctgagtgaaaaagcactttctatTATTTGTTTTCAATCTTCTGGTtcgtttcatggagtgtccattTGTTTTAGCATtaattgaaagggtaaataactatcccTTACTTACCCagccactcgtgattttataaacttctatcctgtcccctctcagctagctgtctcttttccaagctgaagagcccgcgccggcatagcctctcatcacagtAAAGATattttatcccctttatcatttccatcaccttcctctgcatcttttttagtttttctctgtctttctttagttggggtgaccagaactgcacacaatactcaagatgaggttgtaccatggagcgatacagaggcaataagaTATTTTGGGTTTAattcttcatttctttttggattattcctaacattcaattcacttttttgactgccactgttccttgagctgaggatttcaatgtattgtccacaaggactccaaggtccttttcctgggtagtgactcagaacccagcatcatatacctgtagttgggattatttttcgcTATGTGCATCTCTGCATTTTTCTTtaatacatttcatctgccattcagttgctcaGTCTCCCAATcacacaaggtccttctgcattttctcaaaattcacttttctttttttaaacaactttgaataattttgggtcatctgcaaatctgatcacttcactcgttctttttccagatcatttatgaatatgttaaacagcacaggtcccaggacCGATCCCTGTGGTTCTCCACGAaggacctttctccatttggaaaaccgATTATTTAGTCCTgctctgtttccagccttttaaccagttaccagtccacaatcgGACAATGTCTCCTACCCCACGAGGAGTCAGAAGCTTTCTGAATATCCACTATATCAAGCAGCTCTCCTTTAGTACGTGTTTATGAAACATGAGTCTCAGTTCCAATCTTAGCAATGTGATACTAGGCAAGTGCCGGAGGGCCCAAATCACTGAGCTTcttccagccttaaagcgactcgAGCCTTTTATGCCCCTGTGCCTCGCTCTGCCCAGCAGGGATTCAGTCGCATTGATGATGCAGTCTGGGTGCCAGAAATGTGATGTTAAAAGGAATGCTACCATCTGATATGAATTGTCTGTGATGCCAGCTCTCTTCAGCCTGGAGCAGAATCAGAATTGGCAGGAGGAAATTGGGAATTGGcgtagagagggagggagagaagggggttgCCATACAATCAGGTCTCATCCTTCAGGCCTCctgccggggaagggggaggacatACACTGCTGACAGGACATGAGTTAAGCTATCCAAGTCGCAGACACCTCCCCCTTTGTTATGCAGAGTATGGAGGAATGGGTTGCCAGGGAGCCCGGAccatccccctcctcctgccacaCAAAATAATAGTTTGAAAATGCAGAAGGGATCCAAGCTAAGCCAGTCCCCTGCCCCCAGCCTCCAAAGGGCTGGGATGAGGGCTCAAGCTTTAATTCCTGGAGATCTGGTCAATAGGACAGAAGGCTCAGACAGAGCCCTAGAACAGCTCTGAACGCCTGTGTGTGGTGTGGAGGGCACAGCAGGGTGCTTTCAAACATCAGGTCCAGCAATGTCTGCTTGATATTCAGCGAGTCGCTTGCCCTCCCTGCTGGTAAATTCTTTTGGGCTGGGACATTGTCACCCATGTCAACAATCCATGACTGTTCTCCAAAACTCACCCACTACTGCCTGGCAGTGACGGACAGGAAGACACTGACATACAAGTGCAGTGCAGACGCGTGCCCATTTTGGTTCAGTGGTGGCAGATTCTCGGTGTCACGATATCTTTCCTGTATGGCCCAATACATTTTGCTTTAGCTGTTTGCCAAGTTATTTCTATTGTATGCACAAAATCTACCAAGCGCTGTATATGTGACATCCAATTCATGACACACACTGCTTCTATATTTTTATCTCATACATGGCTCGTCCCatctgcttctgtttttccaataaTTTGGCACCCTTCATATGACCTGGTTTATGACTAGCACTTTGGTTGAAGGTGTTGTGAGCTGGGAAGCAAGGGGCTGATAGTCAAAAGATGTGTGATTAAAACTGGCTTTTAACCACATAAATATAACTGGTAAATATCCCCCCGCTGTCTGGCTAAAGTTCGTGCACACAAAATTGCTGTGCATACAGATTTATCTGGGCAAAAAAGGGGCTAGGTCAGTCGTGCCCATGCTGGGCTTTTCAAATGTAGCTGTTTAGAGCAATATTCAACTCTAACTAGCTAAGAGCCAGATTCATtaatgcttttctcccattttgtatcagGTAGTAAATTTGTTCTCATACATGACTGCCCTAAATTTAATCTCAcacattttaaaaggttacgtGCAACTGAATATCTAGATGAAGAGAACTGGTTAACTTTGTCTGCTCTGTTTGCACTACTTCCCACCTGTTTGCCGGAGGGCTGGGGCAGAGCCATTCCATGCCGCCTCTTCAAACTGGACCCAGGTGGTGAGGGACGCAGACAGATCCGACTTCAGAAAGCAAGGCTCCCCGGGTGGAGAATGGCCTCCTGCCTTGTCGGTAGGACCAGCCAGCTCAGACAGACACAGGTGCCCTTGGGTTTCCCCATCCTGCCTCTGATCTTCTTCAGATGGACTTTCGGAGGAAGAGGACGGCCGCTTCTCTGTGCCACCTGTAGCAGAGGAAGGAGCAGACAGAGAGGACAACGCCTGCAGCAGCAGCTCACCAGCAcaagagcagagcaaatgcagaatCCATCAAAGAAATGTATCTCGTACAAGATCATATTGTAGGAGTATCTCCTAAAAACACCTAGCAACTACAATATAGTTACTTAGCAACCACCGCGATACAGTCAATCTAGCAACTTTATTATGGAAAATTATTGCAAAATGATTATCCCTCTGCCTATACCACTAAATAACCCCTTTGAAAAGGTTGGGTCTGGGATGGGAATTGCAAGATGGTCAGACAGGTTTGACGGATCTGGCTCTCAGCTACATCACCCTCCAACTCCTGTTTACAGTCAGGGTGTACGATGCATCTCTTCAGCCAGCCTTGCAAGGCTTCCCTCTACCCTTCCTCAGCGAGCCATCATATCGCCTCCAGCACCTTCCAGCCCTTTAGATGCTCTTCATTCATGTGGGACTCTGCTTTGGCAGTGCTAGCCTCTGGCCAAGAGAGCAGGACACTGCCCTCACTCAGGCTAATGCAATCAAACGTGCGGTAAAACGGGCAAGGCTATTGAGCACCCGTGTTCTCAACGCgtgcacaatcacctctcctgggcgcccgatgctatattaaaatgagctgctgtgttGAAGAAGACGCGCTAGGGAGAAATTGTGCGTCCATCGTGCTCCagtgcatcaggtgcccaggagacatggctgggcGCTCAACAGGAGTGTCCATTTTATCCTGCCTCAGTTGAtttgcacacacaatatacacgcacaatagcaaggggtgaaattggcctggagtgtgtatattgtgcatccagacattttttttttaatgaatccattacattattttttaattcttaatcaACACAAGCAGTAGATCTGCTGTTGtctgtggttcctcctctgtGGAGGAACCTCAGAGaacagtattttttattttctcaggagCCCCTGGCTCGTGGTTTGACTTACCACAGTTCTGGGGCTGCAGTTAAATTTTCCCTGTTAGAAAATGTGCGTTGGGTGCCTGGGgatttactgcatcaggagtaatagctaatagcctcatctacatggaatttacatgggATGAGCACTATCAGCTACGCAGTTGTTTGGGTGTGCGTtctggatgtgctaatccccttactgAATCGGGTGTTagtctagtgcgtccaaaacatgtgtccaaccgctcgttaacctgtgtgctaggatGGAcccactttattgcatcagcccctcttcTCTGGGCAGTTTACAGAGATATTGTTTAATCACTACAACAAATGTTAATCCACGACTAAGTCCCAAGGTCTGCGGGAAGCGCGCTAGAAAGCCCCAAAGTCTGAAACATTAAACATGTAACAAAGCAGAGAAATCCATAggcaaaaaacattaaaaaaaaaaaaaaaaagtaattttgccTTATGTAGAAAAATTATTCACCacagaatataaaagaaaaactgTATACACAAAACAGTGAACAAATAGCAGACGTGGCCCTTTCCATGGTATTCACTAAGTGCCCCTTCTGCCTTTTACTGAGAACTTCTCTCTCTAAGGCCTGTGACAAATACCTGGATTGTGAAGAAGGTGCCCTTCCTGGACAGCCTTAGTTACACAGAGCAGGCTGGCACTTTTCACCCCCTCTAACATAAAATCTCTAGGGCTGTAAAGGGAGGGAGGAAACCCTTACCATTCGAGGGAACAGGACAGGGTGCTTCTTCATTGAAGGACACCCACTCGGACTTGCGGGTGGCAACAACACTCAGCGGTGCCACAGACTGCTCATCCTTTCCTGGGGAAAGCAAAGCCATGGTGGAATCGCCCTCAGAGCGAGAGCGCGTCGGGCCTGGGACTCCTCAAGGGTCCCCCCCAGAGGCTGCCAGGCATCCTGTCATCTACGAGAGAAAAGGCAGACGTCAAGCAGCAGGGCCACCAAACAAGTCCCTCTTTCGGACATTCCCGCATTTCTTCTAAATTTGTACGGTTTCCATTTCAGAGAGAAAGTAATTGGAAGCCCCTCCAGCTTTGCCACTCCCACCAGCCCAGTAGTGTATTAAGTAcatttctttaagaacataagaacatgtcatactgggtcagaccaagggtccatcaagcccagcatcctgtttccaacagtggccaatccaggccataagaacctggcaagtacccaaacactaagtctatccatgtaaccattgctaatggcagtggctattctctaagtgaactattaatagcaagtaatggacttctcctccaagaacttatccaatccttttttaaacacagctacactaactgcactaaccacatcctctggcaacaaattccagagctttattgtgcgttgtatCTGTAAGTTTTCTTCATTGCATGAACAATACGAGGTATAAGACCAAAGGGATGAGCACCGCGTTCATCGTTCACAGCATGATACGCAacccctgtttatttatttactttaagtCCTTTTAACCCACAACCTCCTATATATTGTTTGGTGCAGCTAACAATCAAACATACGTAATAAGCACAACACTCACATaatatacaatataataaaacatcAGTTATTAAAATTCTAACAAGAAAACATTCTTTTGGAACAAGAATGTTTTCACTCCCTTTCTAAACTTTAATAAATCTTTTTCTAAACGTAAacccttaagggtagattttaaaatgtgcttgcgcacggttcccggcccgtgcacatggacgcagctattttataacgtgcgtgtgtcagcgcacgcatgttataaaatacgggtccCGTGCACACATGCGCTCTGGATTTTAATGTGCACGcacgcatgtgcaggcaggtGACCCGCACCACGCACAGGATGGGGAATTTTTTGAATAATACACGTGGCGACGCAACTGGCCTaaaccagttccctcccagtctgtttcaattaaggagcgaactgggagggaacttccctaaccctacccacctttccccctctcctccctgacccctaaacctaccctagttatccccatatttttattttaatacttgctGCTCCTCCGAAGCAGAAGTAAACGCCgtgcactggccagctgccggcacgcgctgtcctggcccgcccgcCCCTTCCTTTAGGCCCGGCACTTCAGCGTGTATCGGgagttacgcgcatggccaggccctttggaAAACGCATGCGGcgcgcacagggcccagccacacgtgtaacccctgaaatttacccctgcaaggcttttaaaatctgggcattagggagtgcattccataatactgGTGCCGCAGAAGATACTGCCCGCCTCTGaataaaatcagttttctacTCTAAAAATGAGGCATTATCAATGGCCCGGCCCTCTTAGAACGTAATGACCGCCCGGGCTCATGCCACTTAAATATATTCTTCACTGGGCACGACCTTGTTGAATATATTTGTTTATAAACTATAATCAAAAGTTTAAAATACGAACGGTTCCTTATAGGGGCCCTTGCAAATCCCTTAAAACTGGGGTTATAGGTTCCCAGTACCCTCTACCTCTTATCACTCTGGCAGCGGCAGGCTGCACCAACTGCAAGGGTCATAGAAATTTAtcagacatccccccccccccccccaagatgacCAATCCCTACAGTATGGACCACCGTTCGAAACAGGTAATAAAAGTTTCAGAGGCCTAACTCACTTCAATGTAAAAAACACAGCCTTTAGCACCTGTCTAACATGTGGGGAAAATGTTAAAAGCAGAATCCAATAAAAGCCCTAAACTCCTGGTTTCGAATTAGATTGGAAGGTGGTTTCCCTCATCACTAATTTGTAAGTTCAACAGCAGAGCTTTTTCCCCAGCCCATACAATCTTGGGCTTTGCCACATTAAGAGACAAACCCCCGAACTCCTAACCTTTCTCAAACAACCCAGCAGTAGGGGAGAACTGACCGAACCTCTCAAATCATTGGGAATAATAAaactgcacatcgtctgcataaatacaGTACAGTATTCCCAGACCTTTCAAAAAAGAACCAAACAGTGCCAAAAGGATATCAAACAGCACAGGAGACAGTGCTGAGCCTTATGGTGCCCCCGAGTTTAAGGTTCTCCCAGCTGAAACATCCATACCCTGCTGAACTCTTGATTTCCTCCCATGCAAAAAACTCTCAAACCTTCTGTATTCCCACCTGATGCAGGCGTTTCAACATCAAATTGTAATCTACAGTGCCAAATGCCGCGGAGACATCCAGTTGAACCAGAAACCCAGTTCCCCCGTTATCGATTTGCCTATAAAGGGAGTCCATAAGCAAAGACAACAGATGTTCCTACTAAATCCctttctaaaaccaaactgaTTTTCATCCAATATGGATGCTTCCTCCATAAACTCATCAAGCGGGATCAAG
The Rhinatrema bivittatum unplaced genomic scaffold, aRhiBiv1.1, whole genome shotgun sequence genome window above contains:
- the LOC115081984 gene encoding stonin-2-like produces the protein MALLSPGKDEQSVAPLSVVATRKSEWVSFNEEAPCPVPSNGGTEKRPSSSSESPSEEDQRQDGETQGHLCLSELAGPTDKAGGHSPPGEPCFLKSDLSASLTTWVQFEEAAWNGSAPALRQTDRNGLASGTYGRRSLTSESSWTTHSEDTSSPSIAPSYTDLRSAMLEEASSGGASGPDSVGKFTQPDSYLEETARNASCSQEDCVCKSVSSKCTCFTDDALIP